In the Advenella kashmirensis WT001 genome, one interval contains:
- the metC gene encoding cystathionine beta-lyase: MSAVSRATQLASLGRPESGWANTPIVKGSTYLFDTLGQWRAARAQRETDRVLSYGARGNETVYALEDAITAIEGGYRSKLFPTGLAAIATTLFACLKSGDHLLISDGVYEPMRLLCETQLAKFGVTYSDFSPTDPHWERQLRPTTKMVYVESPGSLLYDMLDLPALSHVCKQRNILLCADNTWGSGINYQPLNLGCDISVVAATKYLGGHSDVMMGSVTASKACFAQIEQASINLGQTVSAEDAFLVLRGLRTLELRLQRHASSALHLAQWLSTHQTIRNVFHPALQGDANHALWQRDATGSNGLLTIEFDPALATEKIEQAIDGLQLFGIGSSWGGYESLVLPVDPQRTRLRDSKHGYLLRLHIGLEDPADLMRDLDSMLNHIT, from the coding sequence ATGTCAGCTGTCTCCAGAGCAACCCAACTGGCCTCGCTGGGGCGTCCAGAATCTGGATGGGCCAATACGCCCATTGTCAAAGGCAGCACCTATCTTTTCGACACCCTGGGCCAATGGCGCGCCGCGCGCGCACAACGCGAGACCGACAGGGTACTGTCCTACGGCGCCCGCGGCAACGAAACGGTTTATGCGCTGGAAGATGCCATCACCGCAATTGAGGGCGGGTATCGCAGCAAGCTTTTTCCAACCGGCCTGGCCGCGATTGCCACCACCCTGTTTGCATGCCTGAAATCAGGAGACCATTTGCTGATTTCAGACGGCGTCTATGAGCCAATGCGCCTGCTGTGCGAAACGCAGCTGGCCAAGTTTGGGGTCACATACAGTGATTTTTCGCCGACTGATCCACATTGGGAGCGTCAGTTAAGGCCGACGACAAAAATGGTCTATGTTGAATCTCCGGGCTCGCTGCTTTATGACATGCTTGATTTACCGGCACTGTCACACGTGTGCAAACAACGCAATATTCTGCTTTGCGCAGACAACACATGGGGCTCGGGCATTAACTACCAGCCACTCAATTTGGGTTGCGATATTTCGGTCGTGGCGGCTACCAAGTACCTCGGCGGCCATTCAGATGTGATGATGGGCTCGGTCACAGCCAGCAAGGCCTGCTTTGCCCAGATAGAACAGGCCAGCATCAATCTCGGACAGACTGTCTCGGCCGAAGATGCCTTCCTGGTGCTGCGCGGGCTTCGCACGCTGGAACTGCGGCTGCAACGTCATGCCAGCAGCGCCCTGCACCTTGCCCAGTGGTTGAGCACGCATCAGACTATACGCAACGTGTTTCACCCCGCCCTGCAAGGGGATGCAAACCATGCCCTGTGGCAGCGAGATGCCACCGGTTCCAATGGTCTGCTGACCATAGAATTTGATCCCGCACTGGCCACGGAAAAAATCGAACAGGCGATAGACGGGTTGCAACTGTTTGGCATCGGCTCGTCATGGGGAGGCTATGAAAGCCTGGTCCTGCCCGTCGACCCGCAACGCACCAGACTGCGCGATAGCAAACACGGCTACCTCCTGCGCCTGCACATCGGCCTGGAAGATCCTGCAGACCTCATGCGCGATCTTGACAGCATGCTCAACCACATCACATAA
- a CDS encoding rhodanese-like domain-containing protein → MKYINAHALKKQIHDAEEIAVLDIREHGQYGENHLFFAVSLPYSALELEIARLVPRKNTRIVMYGNKHEEEIVKRAHLAATALGYTDISILQDGVQGWQAAGYATFSGVNLPSKTFGELAEHVYDTPRISALQLQALLADDGNKIIVLDGRPVPEYRKMNIPGSVCCPNGELALRASDLAPDPETTIVINCAGRTRSIVGAQTLINLGIPNKVYALENGTQGWYLADLPLEHQSDRLYPPSIPDKNLPMLQKRSAAIATRHNVQAVDTAQVAQWLAQSDRTTFLCDIRTPEEFRQDNLPANVQHTPGGQLIQATDEYVGVRKSRLVLLDFDGVRAPVIASWLRQLGWEVYLLKHPENLQITASAAAHRPALRNTTVLANEQIAPFVIAHPAAQIIDTRPSMQFRKLRLAGATWAIRPTIAAVAPKDKDKAILLIGERQEKLHILAADLERAGHTRIYSACMDHEQIIQSGLAVSTDETVLPDEQCIDFLFFVHDRHQGNKEAARKYLEWETNLISQIDDLERQTFLFD, encoded by the coding sequence ATGAAATATATCAACGCCCACGCGCTGAAAAAACAAATTCATGACGCCGAAGAAATCGCAGTCCTGGACATACGTGAGCATGGCCAATATGGAGAAAACCATCTTTTTTTTGCGGTCTCTCTACCTTATAGCGCACTGGAGCTGGAAATCGCAAGGCTGGTTCCCAGAAAAAACACCCGGATTGTGATGTACGGTAATAAGCATGAAGAGGAGATTGTCAAACGCGCGCATCTTGCCGCGACCGCACTGGGCTACACCGATATCAGCATCCTGCAAGACGGCGTACAGGGATGGCAAGCCGCAGGTTACGCCACGTTCTCCGGTGTAAACCTGCCCAGCAAGACCTTTGGCGAACTGGCAGAACATGTTTACGACACACCAAGAATATCCGCACTGCAATTGCAGGCGCTGCTCGCGGATGACGGCAATAAAATCATTGTGCTTGATGGCCGCCCTGTGCCCGAATACAGGAAAATGAATATCCCGGGGTCGGTATGCTGTCCGAACGGCGAACTGGCCCTGCGCGCCAGTGACCTTGCACCGGACCCTGAAACCACAATTGTCATCAATTGCGCAGGCCGCACACGCAGTATCGTGGGCGCACAAACCCTGATCAATTTAGGCATTCCCAACAAAGTATATGCGCTGGAGAACGGTACGCAGGGCTGGTACCTGGCCGATCTGCCGCTGGAGCATCAGTCTGACAGGCTATACCCACCATCCATACCGGACAAGAACCTGCCGATGTTGCAAAAGCGCTCGGCAGCAATTGCCACGCGCCATAACGTTCAGGCGGTTGATACCGCGCAGGTAGCGCAATGGCTGGCTCAATCAGATCGCACAACATTCCTGTGCGATATCAGAACGCCCGAAGAGTTCAGGCAAGACAACCTTCCTGCCAACGTGCAACACACTCCGGGCGGTCAGCTTATCCAGGCGACCGACGAATATGTGGGCGTCAGAAAATCCCGACTGGTTCTCCTGGATTTTGACGGTGTGCGCGCCCCGGTCATTGCAAGCTGGCTCAGGCAACTGGGCTGGGAAGTGTATCTTCTGAAGCACCCGGAAAATCTGCAGATTACAGCTTCGGCTGCCGCGCACCGTCCGGCCCTGCGCAACACAACCGTGCTTGCCAACGAACAGATCGCACCATTTGTCATCGCCCATCCTGCGGCACAGATCATCGATACCCGGCCCAGTATGCAATTTCGAAAACTGCGGTTAGCAGGCGCCACCTGGGCCATCCGTCCAACGATAGCGGCGGTTGCGCCCAAGGACAAAGACAAAGCGATTCTGCTCATTGGTGAACGACAGGAAAAACTGCACATTCTTGCGGCCGATCTGGAGCGCGCAGGACACACCCGAATTTATTCTGCCTGCATGGATCATGAACAGATCATCCAAAGTGGTCTTGCAGTGAGCACGGACGAAACCGTACTGCCTGATGAACAATGTATTGATTTTTTGTTTTTTGTTCACGACCGTCATCAGGGAAACAAGGAAGCAGCAAGAAAATATCTCGAATGGGAAACCAATCTCATATCGCAGATCGACGACCTGGAACGCCAGACGTTCTTATTTGACTAA
- a CDS encoding ABC transporter substrate-binding protein, whose translation MKRQNRSTLTNPKFGNKHAWLLIALLASTWSSSAFANRLADIKSRGSLICGTQNASSPYGYQDPKQRKYVGYDVDICQALASELGVKLQHKPLSTEARIPEVKMGRVDIVAGSVAWLPKRAEEVDFSLQYLQGNIKVLTKKDAGIKTLADLAGKKVCASSGSSSAAIAQKVIPGADILTYQNISQCYLGLQNDKVQAMTAGELVLLRFANDSQKTDTPAVLLDESTATEHIGIIMNKGEPELKAAVDKALTAMEKSGELDTIFNKWLGNDSIYKLTRSFKVVPVAQLDTGTKK comes from the coding sequence ATGAAGAGACAAAACCGCAGCACCCTGACAAACCCTAAGTTCGGCAACAAGCATGCATGGCTGCTGATTGCCTTGCTGGCCTCAACCTGGAGCAGCAGCGCCTTTGCCAACCGCCTTGCCGATATCAAAAGCCGTGGCAGCTTGATTTGCGGAACACAAAATGCCAGTTCACCCTACGGCTATCAGGACCCGAAACAACGTAAGTATGTCGGATACGACGTCGATATCTGTCAGGCGCTTGCCAGTGAACTGGGCGTTAAGCTGCAGCATAAGCCGTTGTCCACCGAAGCCCGTATCCCTGAAGTAAAAATGGGACGTGTGGATATTGTGGCGGGCTCGGTGGCCTGGCTACCCAAACGCGCCGAAGAAGTGGATTTCAGCTTGCAGTATCTACAGGGAAATATCAAGGTACTGACCAAAAAAGACGCCGGCATCAAAACGCTGGCGGATCTGGCAGGAAAAAAAGTATGCGCCTCATCGGGATCCAGCTCGGCAGCCATTGCGCAAAAAGTCATACCGGGAGCAGATATTCTCACTTATCAGAACATCTCTCAATGTTATCTGGGCTTGCAAAACGACAAAGTCCAGGCGATGACCGCGGGAGAATTGGTATTGCTGCGGTTTGCCAATGACTCTCAGAAAACCGATACGCCAGCCGTGCTGCTGGATGAATCCACGGCCACAGAGCATATCGGCATCATTATGAACAAGGGCGAGCCCGAACTGAAAGCCGCAGTGGACAAAGCGCTGACCGCGATGGAAAAATCCGGCGAGCTGGACACCATATTCAATAAATGGCTCGGCAACGACTCCATCTACAAGCTGACGCGTTCGTTCAAAGTGGTGCCCGTTGCCCAATTGGATACCGGCACGAAAAAATAA
- a CDS encoding amino acid ABC transporter permease has translation MNFSLSLLSDPETVALLLTGLSVTLRLFFGALVCGFVVALLLTAANLIPSRIVRAIISLYVEYHRNVPTVVQIMVWYFGMPEVLPKALKIWINQGNSEFSFALIALSLNVSAYYYEDIRSGIKAIAGTQLEAARAVGLSSVQALQCVVLPQAVRIAVPPIINRSLILFKDTSLAMVIGVTELTYQVKRIENITFQTFQIFLISTVLYLAISLLIALLGAQIARRYPANFRR, from the coding sequence ATGAATTTTTCGCTTTCCCTGCTCTCTGATCCTGAAACCGTTGCACTATTATTAACGGGCCTGTCAGTGACATTGCGTCTTTTTTTCGGGGCGCTTGTCTGCGGCTTTGTTGTTGCCTTGCTACTGACCGCCGCCAACCTGATCCCATCGCGTATCGTGCGGGCCATTATCAGTCTGTACGTGGAATATCACAGGAATGTGCCCACTGTTGTGCAGATCATGGTGTGGTATTTCGGCATGCCCGAGGTTCTGCCCAAAGCGCTGAAGATTTGGATCAACCAGGGAAATTCAGAGTTCTCCTTTGCATTGATCGCTTTGTCCCTGAATGTCAGCGCCTATTATTACGAGGACATTCGGTCAGGGATCAAGGCCATCGCCGGTACCCAACTCGAAGCGGCCAGGGCGGTTGGATTGAGTTCAGTACAGGCGCTGCAGTGTGTCGTGCTGCCACAGGCGGTTCGTATCGCCGTGCCGCCCATCATCAACCGCTCCCTGATTCTGTTCAAGGACACAAGCCTGGCCATGGTCATCGGCGTGACCGAACTGACATATCAAGTCAAGCGCATTGAAAACATTACCTTCCAGACTTTCCAGATCTTCCTGATTTCGACAGTCCTTTACCTGGCTATTTCCTTGCTGATTGCTCTGCTTGGCGCGCAGATCGCCCGTCGCTACCCGGCAAACTTCAGAAGATAG